One part of the Nitrosophilus kaiyonis genome encodes these proteins:
- the serB gene encoding phosphoserine phosphatase SerB, with product MKLCVFDFDSTLMDGETIDFLAGELGLKEKVAEITEMAMRGELDFFESLITRVKLLEGLEVEKVDKICKNLPFMPGAKETIDELKKMGYKVVVFSGGFRNATTHAKKVLGLDADFSNILHSKNGKLTGLVGGDMMFDFSKGDMLRRLQELLGIKKDDTIAVGDGANDRSMFAFAKTKIAFCAKDILKKEANVIIEKKDLKEVLNYI from the coding sequence ATGAAACTTTGTGTATTTGATTTTGATTCTACTTTAATGGATGGAGAGACGATAGATTTTTTAGCAGGAGAGCTTGGTTTAAAAGAAAAGGTTGCTGAAATTACTGAGATGGCAATGAGGGGGGAGCTTGATTTTTTTGAGAGTTTAATAACAAGAGTAAAGCTTCTTGAAGGCCTTGAGGTAGAAAAAGTTGATAAAATTTGTAAAAATCTCCCTTTTATGCCAGGAGCAAAAGAGACAATTGATGAGCTTAAAAAAATGGGATATAAAGTTGTTGTTTTTAGTGGAGGTTTTAGAAATGCAACAACTCATGCAAAAAAAGTATTGGGATTAGATGCAGATTTTTCAAATATCCTTCACTCTAAAAATGGAAAACTTACTGGACTTGTTGGTGGAGATATGATGTTTGATTTTTCCAAAGGTGATATGTTACGGAGGCTTCAAGAACTCTTGGGTATAAAAAAAGATGATACAATAGCTGTTGGTGATGGAGCAAATGATAGAAGTATGTTTGCTTTTGCAAAAACAAAAATAGCATTTTGTGCAAAAGATATACTAAAAAAAGAGGCAAATGTTATAATAGAAAAGAAAGATTTAAAAGAGGTATTAAATTACATTTAA
- a CDS encoding DegT/DnrJ/EryC1/StrS family aminotransferase has translation MKMDFIDLKTQYQDYKNEIDKEISEVLNSAAFIGGPKISELEKNLSEFTKAKYTLTCSSGTDALLLALMAIDIKEGDEVITTPFTFIATAEVIAFLKAKPVFVDIDEKTYNIDPSKIEEKITDKTKAIIPVSLYGQPADMDEINNIAKKYNLTVIEDGAQSFGAEYKGKKSCNLSHIGCTSFFPSKPLGCYGDGGAVFTNDEKIAKKIAMLKNHGQSKRYEHDIIGLNARLDAIQAAILLVKLKYFPYEIEKRIEIGQRYTKFLSDYVTTPYVKEDRTSVYAQYSIRVDRRKEIINKLNTAGIPTAIHYPKPLHLQKAFEYLGYKKGDFPVSEKISQEILSLPMSPFLKIDDQDYVINTLIKAL, from the coding sequence ATGAAAATGGATTTTATAGATTTAAAAACACAATATCAAGATTATAAAAATGAAATAGATAAAGAGATAAGTGAAGTTTTAAACAGTGCTGCATTTATTGGTGGGCCAAAAATAAGTGAACTTGAAAAAAATCTCTCTGAATTTACAAAGGCAAAATATACTCTAACTTGTAGCAGTGGAACAGATGCTTTGCTTTTAGCTTTAATGGCTATAGATATAAAAGAGGGTGATGAGGTTATAACAACTCCTTTTACATTTATTGCAACTGCAGAAGTTATTGCTTTTTTAAAAGCAAAGCCGGTTTTTGTAGATATAGATGAAAAAACATATAATATTGACCCATCTAAAATAGAAGAAAAAATCACAGATAAAACAAAAGCAATTATTCCTGTTAGCTTATATGGTCAGCCTGCAGATATGGATGAGATAAACAATATAGCAAAAAAATATAATTTAACAGTTATAGAAGATGGAGCACAAAGTTTTGGTGCTGAATATAAAGGAAAAAAGAGTTGTAATTTAAGCCATATTGGATGTACAAGCTTTTTCCCTTCTAAACCTCTTGGATGTTATGGAGATGGTGGAGCAGTTTTTACCAATGATGAAAAAATTGCAAAAAAAATAGCAATGCTTAAAAACCATGGACAATCAAAGAGATATGAACATGATATTATAGGTTTAAATGCAAGACTTGATGCAATTCAAGCTGCAATTTTGCTTGTGAAATTAAAATATTTTCCTTATGAAATTGAAAAAAGAATAGAAATTGGACAAAGATATACAAAATTTTTATCTGATTATGTAACTACTCCTTATGTTAAAGAGGATAGAACATCAGTTTATGCACAATATTCAATAAGGGTAGATAGAAGAAAAGAGATTATCAATAAATTAAATACCGCTGGTATTCCAACTGCTATTCATTATCCTAAACCTTTACATCTACAAAAAGCTTTTGAATATTTAGGATATAAAAAAGGTGATTTTCCAGTTTCAGAAAAAATATCTCAAGAGATTTTATCTTTACCTATGAGTCCTTTTTTAAAAATAGATGACCAAGACTATGTTATAAATACTCTAATTAAAGCATTGTAG
- a CDS encoding Gfo/Idh/MocA family protein yields the protein MVNIAIIGLGSMGKNHYRILKNMSNVNITALCDIEKNSCYNEPFYIDIDEMLKNENIDAVIIAVPTFLHKNIALKVAQYNKDMFIEKPAASTIEDAKEILEIVEKKNLKSCIGHVERFNPAILNIKNELKKRTIYTIEITRVGPFPPRISDVGVLTDLAVHDIDLIRYITGKNILEKSIFKSQKIHNHYEDNAVLSFLLEDEIIASITTNWLTPFKRRKVEVACEKIYYEADLIAQTLQGFYDYQTDNSYRVRDFHIKKDEPLLKELEAFIKYLKSGDRGNLASIEDSIETLKVALPK from the coding sequence ATGGTAAATATTGCAATAATTGGCTTAGGCTCAATGGGGAAAAACCATTATAGAATATTAAAAAATATGTCAAATGTAAATATAACTGCTTTATGTGATATAGAAAAAAATAGCTGTTATAATGAGCCTTTTTATATTGATATTGATGAAATGCTTAAAAATGAAAATATAGATGCAGTTATTATCGCAGTACCTACTTTTTTACACAAAAATATCGCTTTAAAAGTTGCACAATATAATAAAGATATGTTTATTGAAAAGCCTGCAGCTTCAACAATTGAAGATGCTAAAGAGATACTTGAAATTGTAGAGAAAAAAAATCTTAAAAGCTGTATAGGTCATGTTGAAAGATTTAATCCTGCAATATTAAATATTAAAAATGAGTTAAAAAAAAGAACAATCTATACTATAGAAATAACAAGAGTTGGACCATTCCCACCAAGAATAAGTGATGTTGGTGTTCTAACTGATTTGGCTGTTCATGATATTGATCTTATTAGATATATAACAGGAAAAAATATTTTAGAAAAATCGATATTTAAATCTCAAAAAATCCATAACCATTATGAAGATAATGCAGTTTTAAGTTTTTTGCTTGAAGATGAAATAATTGCAAGCATAACTACTAACTGGCTAACTCCTTTTAAAAGAAGAAAAGTAGAAGTGGCTTGTGAAAAAATCTATTATGAAGCTGACCTAATTGCACAAACATTGCAGGGATTTTATGATTATCAAACAGACAACTCTTATAGAGTTAGAGATTTTCATATAAAAAAAGATGAGCCTTTGTTAAAAGAGTTAGAAGCATTCATAAAGTATTTAAAAAGTGGAGATAGAGGAAACTTAGCATCTATTGAAGATAGTATTGAAACATTAAAGGTTGCACTGCCTAAATGA
- a CDS encoding AEC family transporter produces the protein MMQTALSLISVYIFIVIGFFSKLFFKEKLNEKTLVILSVYILQPFLTFWGLLKKDIDFDLIFTPIFFIFISISLIFLNIFLSSFLFEDKKKKSISTIAGIIGNTGNLGIPLGIAIFGENSIAYTTMINLANVFIVYTFGVYFYSRGEFDIKSSLLNIIKLPILWFAILAIIFNIYHIPINSSLEKSLEMGAYASIVIQLMIFGIYLNSVKIKELDLKLLSFINITKFITVPIISFLIIKFLPIENFSKAVLFMETIMPLAVTNVNLSALYNCRPKDVTAAVFSTSILFLILIFLYLPFIQKLMQN, from the coding sequence ATGATGCAAACTGCCTTATCTTTGATATCAGTATATATTTTTATTGTCATTGGTTTTTTTTCAAAACTATTTTTTAAAGAAAAACTCAATGAAAAAACTCTTGTAATTTTATCAGTCTATATTCTTCAGCCTTTTTTGACATTTTGGGGACTTTTAAAAAAAGATATAGATTTTGATCTGATTTTTACTCCAATTTTCTTTATATTTATTTCAATTTCATTGATCTTTTTAAATATTTTTTTATCATCTTTTTTATTTGAAGATAAAAAGAAAAAATCAATTTCAACTATTGCAGGAATCATAGGAAATACTGGAAATCTTGGTATTCCTCTTGGTATTGCTATTTTTGGAGAAAACTCAATTGCTTATACAACTATGATAAATCTTGCTAATGTTTTTATTGTGTATACATTTGGAGTATATTTTTATTCAAGAGGAGAGTTTGATATAAAAAGCTCTCTTTTAAATATAATAAAACTTCCAATATTATGGTTTGCAATTCTTGCAATAATTTTTAATATTTATCATATTCCAATAAATAGCTCTTTGGAAAAATCTCTTGAGATGGGAGCCTATGCAAGTATTGTGATTCAGCTAATGATATTTGGAATATATCTGAATTCTGTAAAAATAAAAGAGCTTGATTTAAAACTTTTAAGTTTTATAAATATAACAAAATTTATAACAGTTCCTATAATTTCATTTTTAATAATAAAATTTCTTCCAATTGAGAATTTTTCAAAAGCTGTTCTTTTTATGGAAACAATAATGCCTCTTGCTGTAACTAATGTAAATCTTTCTGCTTTGTATAACTGTAGACCAAAAGATGTTACAGCTGCTGTTTTTAGTACATCAATTCTATTTTTAATACTAATTTTTTTATATCTTCCATTTATTCAAAAACTTATGCAAAACTGA
- a CDS encoding YbhB/YbcL family Raf kinase inhibitor-like protein — MKRVIIALTLLLITIKGFTMEIKSPAFENEGFIPAKYTCDGEDISIPLIFEDIPKEAKTLAIIMDDPDAPVGVFVHWVIYDIPAEINSLPEGIPNAPVLEYNIKQGVNDFGKIGYGGPCPPNGAHRYFIKVYALDKALNAEPGISKSNLLNLISGHVVDEAVLMGIYER, encoded by the coding sequence ATGAAAAGAGTAATAATTGCTTTAACTCTTTTATTAATAACAATAAAAGGATTTACAATGGAGATAAAAAGTCCAGCATTTGAAAATGAAGGTTTTATTCCTGCAAAATATACATGTGATGGTGAGGATATATCAATTCCTTTAATATTTGAAGATATACCAAAAGAGGCAAAGACTCTTGCAATAATAATGGATGATCCAGATGCTCCAGTTGGAGTTTTTGTTCACTGGGTAATTTATGATATTCCAGCTGAAATTAACTCTTTGCCAGAAGGTATACCAAATGCTCCTGTTCTTGAATATAATATAAAACAGGGTGTTAATGATTTTGGTAAAATTGGATATGGCGGTCCTTGCCCACCAAATGGAGCACATAGATATTTTATTAAAGTATATGCATTAGATAAGGCATTAAATGCTGAACCTGGAATAAGTAAATCCAATCTTTTAAACTTAATAAGTGGTCATGTTGTTGATGAAGCTGTATTGATGGGAATATATGAAAGGTAG
- a CDS encoding UDP-2,3-diacylglucosamine diphosphatase → MYRKIREEAIFVSDVHYQKGLREKFLDFLEKIESHEIIPSQIFFMGDIFDLLVGGIKESIVENIDVIDRLEKISKKYECYYFEGNHDFNLKDIFPYMEVFPRESQPQIFMAKDEKIALSHGDLWLNNEYEVYIKTIKEENVIKVLEFLNKITKNYLYKKIQEYNASKNLCKEIENFSQTIKNKIKKYKEYDVKIVLEGHFHQNVMEVVDEVLYINLPSLECNGEIFEYAEERFYLRKII, encoded by the coding sequence ATGTACCGTAAAATAAGAGAAGAAGCAATTTTTGTAAGTGATGTTCATTATCAAAAAGGATTAAGAGAGAAGTTTTTAGATTTTCTTGAAAAAATAGAGTCTCATGAAATTATACCATCTCAAATATTTTTTATGGGAGATATATTTGATCTTTTAGTTGGAGGAATTAAAGAGAGTATTGTTGAAAATATTGATGTAATAGATAGGTTAGAAAAGATTTCAAAAAAGTATGAATGTTACTATTTTGAAGGAAATCATGATTTTAATTTGAAAGATATTTTTCCTTATATGGAAGTTTTCCCAAGAGAATCTCAACCACAAATTTTTATGGCTAAAGATGAAAAAATTGCTCTTTCACATGGAGATTTATGGCTAAATAATGAATATGAAGTATATATAAAAACTATAAAAGAGGAAAATGTTATTAAGGTTTTGGAATTTTTAAATAAAATTACAAAAAATTATCTTTATAAAAAGATTCAAGAGTATAATGCTTCAAAAAATCTTTGTAAAGAGATAGAAAATTTCTCTCAAACTATAAAAAATAAGATAAAAAAATATAAAGAGTATGATGTAAAAATTGTTCTAGAAGGGCATTTTCATCAAAATGTTATGGAAGTAGTAGATGAGGTTTTATATATAAATCTCCCATCACTTGAATGTAATGGAGAGATTTTTGAATACGCAGAAGAGAGATTTTATTTAAGGAAGATTATCTAA
- a CDS encoding class I SAM-dependent DNA methyltransferase, whose amino-acid sequence MSRFDNVAKEWDKNKRRVDLAKTVADNIKKIVPIKKDFKILDFGCGTGLLSYNFENDVKEIVGIDLSSKMVEEFNKKSKSKKIKAYCKDIENLDEKFDLIISSMTFHHIKDIEKIGKILKDRLNKDGYLCIADLESEDGTFHDKGNEGVYHFGFDIENLSKIFSKIGFKLINKNRVYTIKKHKDFYIFLLCVQKIEN is encoded by the coding sequence GTGAGTAGATTTGACAATGTTGCAAAAGAGTGGGATAAAAATAAAAGAAGAGTTGATTTAGCAAAAACTGTTGCAGATAATATTAAAAAAATTGTTCCTATTAAAAAAGATTTTAAAATACTAGATTTTGGATGTGGGACTGGACTATTATCATACAATTTTGAAAATGATGTGAAAGAGATTGTAGGAATTGACCTATCTTCTAAAATGGTTGAAGAGTTTAATAAAAAAAGTAAAAGCAAAAAAATTAAAGCATATTGCAAAGATATTGAAAATTTAGATGAAAAATTTGATCTTATAATTAGTTCTATGACTTTTCATCATATTAAAGATATTGAAAAAATTGGAAAAATTTTAAAAGATAGATTAAATAAAGATGGATATTTATGTATAGCTGATCTTGAAAGTGAAGATGGAACTTTTCATGATAAAGGAAATGAAGGAGTTTACCATTTTGGATTTGATATAGAAAATTTAAGTAAAATCTTTTCAAAAATTGGTTTTAAATTAATAAATAAAAATAGAGTATATACTATTAAAAAACATAAAGATTTTTATATATTTTTACTATGTGTTCAAAAAATAGAAAATTAA
- the greA gene encoding transcription elongation factor GreA, with product MTEFGYKKLQEELETLKEERPKVVVEIEKAKEHGDLRENAEYHAAKERLAFIDARLAELSDLLSRAQVIDPSKLSHEKVSFGSTVKLLDIEEDEEIEYTIVGATESNPEHGLISYHTPLARQLLGKEEGDEITVKLPKGEIDFEILEVYYKPIKFGE from the coding sequence ATGACGGAGTTTGGATATAAAAAATTGCAAGAGGAGCTAGAAACTTTAAAAGAGGAAAGACCAAAAGTTGTTGTTGAGATTGAAAAAGCAAAAGAGCATGGAGATTTAAGAGAAAATGCTGAATATCATGCAGCAAAAGAGAGACTTGCATTTATTGATGCAAGATTGGCTGAACTTAGTGACCTTTTATCAAGAGCCCAAGTAATTGACCCTTCAAAACTCTCTCATGAAAAGGTAAGTTTTGGATCAACTGTTAAACTTCTTGATATAGAAGAGGATGAAGAGATTGAATATACAATTGTTGGAGCAACTGAAAGTAATCCTGAGCATGGATTAATATCATATCATACACCTTTAGCAAGGCAGCTTCTTGGAAAAGAAGAGGGTGATGAGATAACAGTAAAACTTCCTAAAGGTGAAATCGATTTTGAAATTTTAGAGGTCTATTATAAACCAATAAAATTTGGTGAGTAA
- a CDS encoding methylenetetrahydrofolate reductase, producing MFENLINKLREDRFITLETTPGHEPTIEPIIKKLENLKNIEKLCGFTTTDNPLARLKYNSILASIKLQNRFKKPVIATISMRDRNKIALQSDLLGANDFDIRAILALTGDPAKISDQPNTKGVFEGDSTLLLDIIKCFNAGIDYAGKPFKIRPKKIYPFAVSNAYAKKDTTLAKKFAKKIEHGAVGIITQPVFDVENAKNLLNIFEQTRKNFSNEKAKSELIFGFFPITKLRTAQFLASHVPGINVPSNLVDILYKANKISEEEEFKVGIEFSKNLFKELLKIHPKIHIMTANKFELADEILNNI from the coding sequence ATGTTTGAAAATTTAATCAATAAATTAAGAGAAGATAGATTTATAACACTTGAGACAACTCCTGGACATGAGCCTACAATTGAACCAATAATAAAAAAGTTAGAAAATTTAAAAAACATTGAAAAACTATGTGGATTTACTACAACGGACAACCCATTGGCTAGACTAAAATATAACTCTATTTTAGCCTCAATAAAGCTTCAAAACCGTTTTAAAAAACCTGTAATTGCTACTATTTCCATGAGAGATAGAAATAAAATAGCTCTGCAATCTGATCTTCTTGGAGCTAATGACTTTGATATTAGAGCAATTTTAGCATTAACAGGTGATCCAGCTAAAATAAGTGATCAACCAAATACAAAAGGAGTTTTTGAAGGAGACAGTACTCTTTTACTTGATATCATAAAATGTTTCAACGCCGGAATTGATTATGCAGGAAAACCTTTTAAAATAAGACCTAAAAAAATTTATCCTTTTGCTGTAAGTAACGCCTATGCTAAAAAAGATACAACTTTAGCAAAGAAATTTGCTAAAAAGATTGAACATGGTGCAGTAGGCATTATAACTCAACCGGTTTTCGATGTAGAAAATGCAAAAAATCTTTTAAATATTTTTGAACAAACTAGAAAAAACTTTTCAAATGAAAAAGCAAAAAGTGAATTAATCTTTGGATTTTTCCCTATTACTAAACTAAGAACTGCACAATTTTTAGCTTCGCATGTGCCAGGCATAAATGTACCATCAAATCTTGTTGATATTTTATATAAAGCTAACAAAATATCAGAAGAAGAAGAGTTTAAAGTTGGAATAGAATTTAGTAAAAATCTTTTTAAAGAGCTTTTAAAAATTCATCCAAAAATACATATAATGACTGCAAACAAATTTGAACTTGCAGATGAGATTTTAAATAATATTTAG
- the lpxB gene encoding lipid-A-disaccharide synthase, giving the protein MKVLISAFERSANIHLAEILKHIKIEPIGIFDKTLGNPLIDLQSLSIMGFLDVLKKIPLFLELQNEMLSLAKYADKVLLIDSSGFNLPLAKKIKKRYPNKEIIYYILPQAWAWRKNRIKILEKNIDKLCSILPFEKNYYSKNAPIEYVGHPLLDEIKYFKEKPTKSDIIAFLPGSRKSEIKKLMPIFKRVRENIDKKAILVIPKHFNKDEIENIYGDIKDFKISHNAHKTLFEAEFAFICSGTATLESTLIGTPLALTYIAKPIDYFIAKNLVNLEYVGLANIFAKEINIEKIHPEFIQNSVTSHNLIECYKNFNKEEFFENSLKIREYLKHGSAKRVAQIIKG; this is encoded by the coding sequence ATGAAAGTTTTGATCAGCGCTTTTGAGAGATCTGCGAATATTCACTTAGCAGAAATTTTAAAACATATAAAAATTGAGCCTATTGGAATTTTTGATAAAACTTTAGGAAATCCTCTCATTGATCTTCAATCTTTATCAATTATGGGTTTTTTAGATGTTCTAAAAAAAATCCCTCTTTTTTTGGAACTGCAAAATGAGATGTTGTCTTTAGCAAAATATGCAGATAAAGTTTTACTAATAGATTCATCTGGATTTAATCTTCCGTTAGCAAAAAAGATAAAAAAAAGATACCCAAATAAGGAGATTATCTATTATATTCTCCCTCAAGCATGGGCTTGGAGAAAAAATAGAATAAAAATATTAGAAAAAAATATAGATAAACTCTGCTCAATTTTGCCTTTTGAGAAAAATTATTACTCAAAAAATGCTCCAATTGAGTATGTAGGACATCCTTTATTAGATGAGATAAAATATTTTAAAGAAAAGCCAACAAAATCTGATATTATCGCATTTTTACCAGGTAGCAGAAAAAGTGAGATAAAAAAACTAATGCCAATTTTTAAAAGAGTAAGAGAAAATATTGACAAAAAAGCTATCCTTGTAATTCCAAAACATTTTAATAAAGATGAGATTGAAAATATATATGGTGATATAAAAGATTTTAAGATTTCACATAATGCTCATAAAACTCTGTTTGAGGCAGAATTTGCATTTATATGCAGTGGTACTGCAACATTAGAGAGTACCCTTATTGGAACCCCTTTAGCTTTAACCTATATTGCAAAACCGATAGACTATTTTATAGCAAAAAATCTTGTAAATCTTGAATATGTTGGCCTTGCAAACATATTTGCAAAAGAGATAAACATTGAAAAAATTCATCCAGAATTTATACAAAATAGTGTAACATCACATAATCTAATTGAGTGTTATAAAAACTTTAATAAAGAAGAGTTTTTCGAAAACTCTTTAAAAATAAGAGAATATCTAAAACATGGAAGCGCAAAAAGAGTTGCGCAAATTATCAAAGGGTAA
- the argC gene encoding N-acetyl-gamma-glutamyl-phosphate reductase: MLKIKCGVIGASGYTGLELIKILLNHPNFELSYLASSEGGEKIDELFPSLKNVLDMEVKKANIKDIEELDLVFLALPHKSAMGFAKDILDLGIKVVDLSADYRLDLKNYEKYYCEHEDKEHLKYAVYGLPEIYRKDIENCFLVANPGCYPTATLLSIIPFLPFIDENFPIFIDAKSGVSGAGKKCSNKTHFVSINENIHAYNPIKHRHSIEIKEKLSKLSNKEFDINFVPHLLPITRGMLVSSFLRLKDDIDPYEVLNDFYADEQFVRIKKEPVDIKNVSGTNFCDIFVYKNQKNLFISSAIDNLLRGASSQAVVNANIMFGLEENIAIPRIAYVP; this comes from the coding sequence ATTTTGAAAATTAAATGTGGAGTTATAGGGGCAAGTGGATATACGGGACTTGAACTTATAAAGATACTTTTAAATCATCCAAATTTTGAATTATCATATTTAGCAAGTAGTGAAGGTGGAGAAAAGATAGATGAACTTTTTCCATCTTTGAAAAATGTATTGGATATGGAAGTTAAAAAGGCCAATATTAAAGATATAGAAGAGCTTGATTTAGTTTTTTTAGCCCTTCCACACAAAAGTGCAATGGGTTTTGCGAAAGATATTTTAGATTTAGGGATAAAAGTTGTTGATTTATCAGCAGATTATAGATTGGATTTAAAAAATTATGAAAAATATTATTGTGAACATGAGGATAAAGAGCATTTAAAATATGCAGTTTATGGTCTTCCCGAAATCTATAGAAAAGATATAGAAAATTGCTTTCTTGTTGCAAATCCAGGATGCTATCCAACAGCCACGCTTTTATCAATAATTCCATTTTTACCTTTTATAGATGAAAATTTCCCAATATTTATAGATGCAAAAAGTGGTGTGAGTGGGGCTGGCAAAAAATGTTCAAATAAAACACATTTTGTATCAATTAATGAAAATATACATGCATACAATCCAATAAAGCATAGACACTCAATTGAGATAAAAGAGAAATTATCAAAATTATCAAATAAAGAGTTTGATATAAATTTTGTTCCTCATCTTTTGCCTATAACAAGAGGAATGCTTGTTAGCTCTTTTTTAAGATTAAAAGATGATATAGATCCATATGAGGTATTAAATGATTTTTATGCAGATGAGCAATTTGTGCGTATAAAAAAAGAGCCAGTTGATATTAAAAATGTTAGCGGAACAAATTTTTGTGATATATTTGTATATAAAAATCAAAAAAATCTTTTTATATCAAGTGCAATTGACAATCTTTTAAGAGGAGCAAGCTCCCAAGCTGTTGTCAATGCAAATATAATGTTTGGATTAGAAGAAAATATAGCAATACCAAGGATAGCATATGTACCGTAA
- the surE gene encoding 5'/3'-nucleotidase SurE, whose protein sequence is MKKRILITNDDGFESLGLKALIDAVKDLAEVTVVVPVNEKSACGHSLTLTRPLRFVEIDDNFYKLEDGTPTDCVYLALNALYSENSKPDLIISGINRGANMGEDITYSGTVAGAMEGAIYGIPSFAISQVCNNNCEETEIEIGYDLAKEVARKIAIKFLNEKNPLSDRRLLNINVPPLKPKDLKGYRITKAGYRLYANDAHLHRNPRGIEYWWLGLHPLEWKRSEDRSCDFEAIKDGYVSITPIKADLTAYEEIEKLRKWI, encoded by the coding sequence TTGAAAAAAAGAATTTTAATAACAAATGATGATGGATTTGAATCTTTAGGATTAAAGGCTTTGATTGATGCTGTTAAAGATTTAGCTGAAGTAACAGTAGTTGTTCCAGTAAATGAAAAGAGTGCATGCGGACATAGTTTAACATTAACAAGGCCTTTAAGATTTGTAGAAATTGACGATAATTTTTATAAACTTGAAGATGGAACGCCAACTGATTGTGTGTATCTTGCTTTAAATGCATTATACAGTGAAAACAGTAAACCAGATTTGATTATCAGCGGTATAAACAGAGGCGCAAATATGGGAGAAGATATTACATATTCTGGAACTGTAGCAGGAGCAATGGAAGGTGCGATTTATGGAATTCCTTCTTTTGCAATAAGTCAGGTATGTAATAATAACTGCGAAGAGACTGAAATTGAGATAGGATATGATCTTGCTAAAGAGGTTGCTAGAAAGATAGCAATAAAATTTTTAAATGAAAAAAATCCATTAAGTGATAGAAGACTTTTAAACATTAATGTACCCCCATTAAAACCAAAAGATTTAAAAGGATACAGAATTACAAAAGCTGGATATAGACTTTATGCAAATGATGCCCATCTTCATAGAAATCCAAGAGGGATAGAGTATTGGTGGCTTGGACTTCATCCATTAGAGTGGAAAAGAAGTGAAGATAGATCTTGTGATTTTGAAGCAATAAAAGATGGATATGTCTCTATTACGCCTATTAAAGCTGATTTAACAGCTTATGAAGAGATAGAAAAGTTAAGGAAGTGGATTTGA
- a CDS encoding DUF72 domain-containing protein — protein sequence MKGRVYIGTSGFYYAHWKGVFYPQDLPKTKYFDYYVKNFDTVELNSTFYHLPKEKTVEHWNEKTPEDFIFSLKAYRGITHYKRLKDVKDDIYLYLHLLKPLKRKIGIILFQLPPSLKKDLDLLASFLHILPTGYHYAVEFRNDSWYFEDTYELLRHYNVSFCIHDFERKKSPIVETSDNIYIRFHGPSGRYTGSYSDKYLKEWALKIKDFTKRNKKVFCYFNNDFEGYAVLNAKKLLSFIID from the coding sequence ATGAAAGGTAGAGTATATATAGGAACATCGGGATTTTATTATGCTCATTGGAAGGGGGTTTTTTATCCCCAAGATTTACCAAAAACAAAATATTTTGATTATTATGTAAAAAATTTTGATACAGTGGAGTTAAATTCAACCTTTTATCATCTTCCAAAAGAAAAAACAGTTGAGCACTGGAATGAAAAAACTCCAGAAGATTTTATATTTTCATTAAAGGCATATAGAGGAATAACACATTATAAAAGATTAAAAGATGTAAAAGATGATATTTATTTATATTTGCATCTTTTAAAACCTTTAAAGAGAAAAATAGGAATTATTCTTTTTCAACTTCCTCCATCTTTAAAAAAAGATTTAGATCTTTTAGCATCTTTTTTACATATATTACCTACAGGTTATCATTATGCAGTTGAGTTTAGAAATGATAGCTGGTATTTTGAGGATACTTATGAATTGTTAAGACATTATAATGTTTCTTTTTGTATCCACGATTTTGAAAGAAAAAAAAGTCCAATAGTAGAAACTTCAGATAATATTTATATAAGATTTCATGGACCAAGTGGTAGATATACCGGATCTTATAGTGATAAATATTTAAAAGAATGGGCATTAAAGATTAAAGATTTTACTAAAAGAAACAAAAAGGTATTTTGCTATTTTAATAATGATTTTGAAGGGTATGCTGTTTTAAATGCAAAAAAACTTTTGTCATTTATAATAGATTAA